The following proteins are encoded in a genomic region of Syngnathoides biaculeatus isolate LvHL_M chromosome 15, ASM1980259v1, whole genome shotgun sequence:
- the LOC133513763 gene encoding G-protein coupled receptor 151 protein — translation MDPDPNPNGTFVDFAGGVQVLDGEELRAAAALLLAGVCAAGAAGNLLVLLILARDFHASRGSEAKALLASVATTDALILLLCAPVRALAVYKQAWVLGRFACATADWFQHSCLAAKTLVLAVGTRARHTPEPGAPRRGWIVWAVALVWLVSAMFPIPQMLFAELRPRGGRDAVVCVYRTPACASHFAAVFYKIYPAAVYVAPALFAVACYTKSLHRALNYAPSPRRQSKVTLVLLCLSGTLGLMLLPEWGTFTWVRLGYRKPPAGLLLCAQLLAYACSALSPVLLVSTYDDVRRGLAALCAAAACRGAKAAGAPKAGEGNGAELGGGGGGADGEKTFPDVEHFWTGRRNTQVEEEQDPVPWETEEKML, via the coding sequence ATGGATCCCGATCCCAATCCCAACGGGACTTTTGTGGACTTCGCGGGAGGCGTTCAGGTCTTGGACGGGGAGGAGCTCCGGGCGGCCGCGGCGCTGCTGCTCGCCGGCGTGTGCGCGGCGGGCGCCGCGGGCAACCTGCTGGTGCTGCTCATCCTGGCGCGTGACTTCCACGCGTCCCGAGGCTCCGAGGCCAAAGCGCTGCTGGCCTCGGTGGCCACCACGGACGCGCTCATCCTGCTCCTGTGCGCCCCCGTCCGGGCGCTCGCCGTCTACAAGCAAGCGTGGGTGCTCGGCCGTTTCGCTTGCGCCACGGCCGactggttccagcactcctgcctgGCGGCGAAGACGCTGGTCCTGGCGGTCGGCACCCGGGCCCGGCACACGCCGGAACCCGGCGCCCCGCGGCGCGGCTGGATCGTCTGGGCCGTGGCGCTGGTGTGGCTGGTGTCCGCGATGTTCCCCATCCCGCAGATGCTCTTCGCCGAGCTGCGGCCGCGCGGCGGGCGCGACGCCGTCGTCTGCGTGTACCGGACGCCGGCGTGCGCGTCGCACTTCGCGGCCGTCTTCTACAAGATCTACCCCGCGGCCGTCTACGTGGCCCCGGCGCTCTTCGCCGTGGCGTGCTACACCAAGAGCCTGCACCGGGCGCTCAATTACGCGCCGAGCCCGCGCCGCCAGAGCAAGGTGACGCTGGTGCTGCTGTGCCTGAGCGGCACGCTGGGGCTCATGCTGCTGCCCGAGTGGGGCACCTTCACGTGGGTACGGCTGGGGTACCGCAAGCCCCCCGCCGGGCTGCTACTGTGCGCCCAGCTGCTGGCGTACGCTTGCAGCGCGCTCTCGCCGGTGCTGCTGGTGAGCACGTACGACGACGTGCGCCGCGGCCTCGCCGCGCTCTGCGCCGCGGCCGCCTGCCGCGGGGCCAAGGCGGCCGGCGCCCCCAAGGCCGGCGAGGGCAACGGAGCCGAgctgggcggcggcggcggcggcgccgacgGCGAGAAGACCTTCCCGGACGTGGAGCACTTTTGGACCGGGCGCAGGAACACGCaggtggaggaggagcaggaccCCGTCCCGTGGGAGACCGAGGAGAAAATGCTCTGA